Proteins from a single region of Manis javanica isolate MJ-LG chromosome 5, MJ_LKY, whole genome shotgun sequence:
- the LOC108389052 gene encoding MORF4 family-associated protein 1, producing MRPVDIVELAEPEEVEVLEPEEDFEQFLLPVINEMREDIAALTREHGRAYMRSRSKLWEMDSMLIQIKTQVEASEESALNHLQSPGGGDGRAATRCEKAEEKAQELAKMAEMLVELVRRIERSESS from the coding sequence ATGCGGCCCGTGGACATCGTCGAGCTGGCGGAACcggaggaggtggaggtgctgGAGCCAGAGGAGGACTTCGAGCAGTTCCTGCTGCCCGTCATCAACGAGATGCGGGAGGACATCGCGGCGCTGACCCGCGAGCACGGCCGCGCATACATGCGGAGCCGGAGCAAGCTGTGGGAGATGGACAGTATGCTCATCCAAATCAAGACGCAGGTGGAGGCCTCGGAGGAGAGCGCCCTGAACCACCTGCAGAGCCCCGGCGGCGGCGACGGCCGAGCGGCCACAAGGTGCGAGAAGGCCGAGGAGAAGGCCCAGGAGCTCGCCAAGATGGCAGAGATGCTGGTGGAGCTGGTGCGGCGGATAGAGAGGAGCGAGTCGTCCTGA